The following nucleotide sequence is from Coffea eugenioides isolate CCC68of chromosome 3, Ceug_1.0, whole genome shotgun sequence.
CTGGAGTCACCTTCCTTGATACCTCCGACGTCTATGGACCTCACACGAACGAAATTCTCATCGGCAAGGTATAAGATAAAGAAGCTTACGATTTGAATTTACTGCAGAattaattgtttccaaatttgaatttggatttGTATTCTTGGCTTAGATCAATTTAACTCTGTTTAATGATATTTACTTGTTTGATTTCAGTTTGTATATGGGAAAGTACCGAGTGTTGTACGTTGTGTTTGGGAGCTTGTATTTTTTTGGTCGTCGGTAGCTTTTTACTCCAGCACTTAAATCTTTgggcaaatttttttaaaattttttaaaatgatgTTCTAGGTTATGTAATATGTAATAATCGGTTCAGAAAAATGTTGTATTTTACTCTTGAAATGGTTGTTGCTTCCGGAAAATGGTTTTTCCCTGgatggtgtttttttttttgaaggaaatgCATCGATTGCATTTTCAAAGTCCTCAGTTTTAAACTGTTCGCTTTTGGGTTTTTGGTTTTCcgtagaaaaaaaatatatcagCTCTGGTTTGTGTTGCTGGATAGCCGTAGAAGTTGACCTGGCATAGATCTGACAATGTTTAGTTGTTTAAGAATAGTACCTGTAGAGCAAGCAAACGGGCTAATTTCCTGGGAGTTTTattgaacttttattatttgtgTTTTGAATGATGGTGTAGGTTTAAAGAAATGCTCAGTTGAAATTGGATGTAGCTTTGAGTGTTAAGCTTATTGCATTATCCTTGAATGAGGGTTGAATTCTGATTGCCCTTTCAGATATGGTAACTGATAAGTATTATAATTCGGTTAAATTGGGTGTAGGCTTTGAAAGGAGGATACAGAGAGAAAGTGCAGATAGCAACCAAGTTTGGCATTGGAACAAAGGATGGGAAAACGGACATTCGTGGTGATCCAGAGTATGTGCGAGCTTGTTGTGAGGGCAGCCTGAAGCGGCTTGATGTAGAATGCATTGATCTTTTTTATGCTCATCGTATTGATACTCGTGTTCCCATTGAAGTCACGGTTAGTTGTTCTTTCTATGCCACTCTAATGCCATTTTTACCTGGTATTATGGGTTTAACCATTTGAAATTACAATTGCTAGATTGAATAATCCTGATTACAAAATACGGTTTTTTCAACTGATTTTGTAAAGCTTCTTCTCAAGAAAGCAGTAACTGACATAAAAAAGCTgccatattttaaaaaattgtcaTATTTTAAACTGCCATATGTTTCAACATTACTGCAATTATGATTTGTATAAAGTAATATTGGTATGAATTCTTTGAAATGTTCACTTTTAGATATATTGGTCATCGTAAAAGAACTGCTATATTTTAAAGGCTCATCTGTTGGCTTTTAGCCTGTTTGTGCTTTCCAACGAAACCTTGTCCATGATTATTTGACCTAAATTTGGGAGGGAAAATTAAGAGCAAGAGCTGTTAAGATTTTTGGAGTACATATCTGCCTGCTTTAATGGTGTTAATTTCAGTTGTGCTTGGTTGATGTTCATCTCTGATGCCTGCCATGTCTTATGATTACCTAAAAAATGAACATGCTTGTCTTTGATTCCTTTGGGAATTTTTTGAGCCAGGTTGGAGAGATGAAGAAACTTGTTGAAGAGGGTAAAGTTAAATACATAGGTCTATCTGAGGCCTCTGCTTCGACAATCAGAAGGGCTCATGCTGTTCATCCTATAACAGCTGTTCAGTTAGAATGGTCATTGTGGTCAAGAGATTTGGAGGAAGAAATTCTTCCAACATGCAGGTAGAAATATTTTGTGCTGTTACAATTGGTTTGGAGGATATTAATGACTCTGTTTACTTTCCTGTTTCATTATCAGAGAGCTTGGTATTGGCATTGTCCCTTACAGCCCTCTTGGACGGGGATTTTTCTCTGCAGGACCACAACTGTTTGACAACTTGGCAGAGGGTGACATGCGTAAGGTTGGTGTACTGAACAATTTATTCTGATCTTATGAGTATATTTTCACCATATCATGATTCATTGcccttttcacttttcaccaGATCTGATTTTATTCACTTTTGTATTCAA
It contains:
- the LOC113764823 gene encoding probable aldo-keto reductase 2; the protein is MASLPPVPRSKLGSQGLEVSKQGLGCMGMSYMYGPPKPEPDMIELIRYAVDSGVTFLDTSDVYGPHTNEILIGKALKGGYREKVQIATKFGIGTKDGKTDIRGDPEYVRACCEGSLKRLDVECIDLFYAHRIDTRVPIEVTVGEMKKLVEEGKVKYIGLSEASASTIRRAHAVHPITAVQLEWSLWSRDLEEEILPTCRELGIGIVPYSPLGRGFFSAGPQLFDNLAEGDMRKNFPRLKPENLEENKKIFARVSEMAAKKGCTPAQLALAWVHHQGDDVVPIPGTTKKENFNQNVRALSVKLTREKMAELESYASADVVKGDRHVSMATTWINSETPPLSSWKAK